The Streptomyces sp. NBC_00597 DNA segment GGTGGTGGGGCGATCCGCTCACGCCGTCCGCACCGAGCGGGACCGCCCAGAGGCTGTCCTCGCGGCGGGCGAGGTCCCACACGTAGCGGGCCGCTGACGCGCGGGCGGTGAGATCGGTGAAACCGGGCACGGTGGAGGTGGCGTTCACGCAGTCGTGGTCGCCGCCGAGGCCGGGCCACTGCGCGTCCGGGTCGGGGAGCGCCGACCAGGGCGCGAGGCGGTGCACCTGCGACCACGGGGTGTCGGGGGCGTCCGCCGCGGCGGTCTCCTCCAGGGCGGCGCGTACGTGGGCCGCCCGGTCGAGGGCGGGCAGCAGGGCGGTGGCCAGCAGGCCCTCCAGGGCGTAGCCGACGCGGGGGACCAGGTACAGCCAGGGATGGAACACCTCGGGGCCGGACGGCGCCCCGGCCAGGCCCGCGAGGGCGGGATCGGCGGCGAAACGGCGCACGACCCCGGCCCGGAACGCCGAGAAGACGGTCGCGTCGGTGCTCTCCGCGGCCATGTGCCGGTCCCAGGCGAGCAGCCGGGTCCGCAGCGCCTGCGCCGCGGGGGACAGGCCGTCGAGCCCGGGCAGCAGGGCCAACAGCGGCGCGGCCGAGGCCAGGTACGTGTCCCGGTGCACGTCCGCCATCGCCTTCGGGGACCAGTGCGCCGATCCGGAGAGCAACTCGCGGATGCGGTCGGCGCGGTGCGGGGGCGCGAACTCCACGCCGAGCGGCGAGGCGATGCCGCGCGCATTGGCCATGACGGCGAAGCCCTGCACGGGCTCGGCGGGGGTCTCGGCCCAGCCCTGCCAGGCGTACTGCGGATCCCAAGCGGGTACGGGGCGCAGCCGGTTGGCCCGGTGGCGCAGCGGGACCGCGCCCGCCACGCGGTGCAGCAGGCCGCCCTCGGAGTCGGCGGCGTGGACGACGTTGACGGGCTCGGCCCAACCGTCGAGGGCGCGGTCGATGTCCGCGACGGTGCGGGCGCGCAGCAGGGCGGGCAGTACGGCGAAGCCGAGGTCGTGGCGGACGCGGGGCGGATAGCGGAGCGAGAGGGTCTGGTCCGCGGTGCCGCCGTGGGTGATCACCGGGCCGCGGGCGGTCTCCACCACCTCCACCTCGACCGGGTCGGCGCCGGCGACGGCGATGGTCTCGGTGTGCCGGTGGACGGGCTCCCAGACGCCGTCGGGGCCCAGGGCCTCGACGTCGTCGCCCCGGCCGGCGGGGCGCAGCTGCTCGGCGTACAGGTCCTGGTAGTCGGCCATGGCGTTGGTGATCGCCCAGGCAGCGGTGCCGGTGTGCCCGAAGTGGCCGAGGCCCGGGATGCCGGGGACGGCCAGGCCGAGCACGTCGTACTCGGGGCAGGAGAGTCGGATCTGCTGGTAGACGCCCGGGTCTTCGATGAACCGGTGCGGGTCGCCCGCGATGATCGCCGAGCCGGTGTCGGTCCGGTCGCCCGGGACCAGCCAGCCGTTGCTGCCGGCGGTTGCGGGGCCGTCGGTGGCGAACAGGGTGACGGCCTCGTCGCCGAGGGCGCGGGCCACGCGCTCGCGCCACAGCTTCGTGGCGAACCCGGCGAAGAGGATGTGGGTGGCGATCCAGATGCCGAGCGGAACCCAAGGCTCCCAGGGGGTCGGGGTGTGGCCGGTGCGCGCGAACCGTTCGTCGCGGGCGGCGCCCCGGGCCAGCCCGTCGTTGACGCCGTCCACGTACGCCCGGACCCAGGCGGCGGTTTCGGGGTCGAGCGCCTCGTGGCAGCGGCGTGCGGTGTCGGCGAGGCGGGACTGGCGGGCGAACCGGTCCCAGGCGACGGAGTCCGGGCCGAGGAAGGCGGCGCTGGAACCCTGGGCGCGGTGGCGCTCGACCTCCAGCTGCCAGGCGCGGTCGAGGGCGGTGGCGCGGCCCTGGGCGTAGGCGAGGTGGTCGGCGTCGGGGGCGCGCAGGTGGGGGATGCCCCAGTCGTCCCGGTAGAGCTCGAAAGCGTCCGCGTCGGCCGCGTCGACGTTGGTCACAAGGCTCACACTCTTTCCCCAGTGCAATTAGGTTAGGCTGCCCTAACTATAGGGGTTCATGGGGAGGGGTGGTCGCACATGGCGGGCGTCGGCAAGGGATGGGAAGGCGTGGTCCTGCGGCTTCTGCGCGGGAAGGACTTCACGTTCACGGTCACGGGCGCCGAGAACGTCACGGAGCACTACCGCCGCGTGCACGTGACGGACGGCGGGCTGCTCGCCGCGGCCGGCGCATCGCTCCACCCGACGATGTGGGTGCGGCTGTGGTTCGACAACGCGGGCAAGCCGCACACCCGGGCCTACACCCTCGTCGACCCGGACCCGGCGCAGGGAACGTTCACCCTGGAGTTCGCCCTCCACGA contains these protein-coding regions:
- a CDS encoding penicillin acylase family protein, with the translated sequence MSLVTNVDAADADAFELYRDDWGIPHLRAPDADHLAYAQGRATALDRAWQLEVERHRAQGSSAAFLGPDSVAWDRFARQSRLADTARRCHEALDPETAAWVRAYVDGVNDGLARGAARDERFARTGHTPTPWEPWVPLGIWIATHILFAGFATKLWRERVARALGDEAVTLFATDGPATAGSNGWLVPGDRTDTGSAIIAGDPHRFIEDPGVYQQIRLSCPEYDVLGLAVPGIPGLGHFGHTGTAAWAITNAMADYQDLYAEQLRPAGRGDDVEALGPDGVWEPVHRHTETIAVAGADPVEVEVVETARGPVITHGGTADQTLSLRYPPRVRHDLGFAVLPALLRARTVADIDRALDGWAEPVNVVHAADSEGGLLHRVAGAVPLRHRANRLRPVPAWDPQYAWQGWAETPAEPVQGFAVMANARGIASPLGVEFAPPHRADRIRELLSGSAHWSPKAMADVHRDTYLASAAPLLALLPGLDGLSPAAQALRTRLLAWDRHMAAESTDATVFSAFRAGVVRRFAADPALAGLAGAPSGPEVFHPWLYLVPRVGYALEGLLATALLPALDRAAHVRAALEETAAADAPDTPWSQVHRLAPWSALPDPDAQWPGLGGDHDCVNATSTVPGFTDLTARASAARYVWDLARREDSLWAVPLGADGVSGSPHHRDQLPFWARCELVPVVTDWALLTKERV